A stretch of DNA from Tigriopus californicus strain San Diego chromosome 11, Tcal_SD_v2.1, whole genome shotgun sequence:
AGTTTGATGACATATGAACTCTGTTTCCCAAATCCCCTTGATGCCCTAGCTGACCATTTAATAGTACTTAACAGTGTATATGAATCTATGACCTTCAAATTGCAGGCTAATCATATATTGTCGATTATTAAGAGTACTCCGATTCAAACAAACGTATCTAGCCTCCCAATTATTTTGTCAACCGTACAAAGCCTCCCGCTAATCGTAACAATTTTTAGTTCGTTTGATATTTATCTCCGTGGAATTCATCTTAAACATTTGTTGTTTATTTATTAGTGTCATAGTAAATCCCTTAGAGTCCTACAAAATGAGCAGCCAAAAGGATTCAAATTACTTCATTCTGAAAATTATGTTGTTAGTTCTTAACTTTGAAATAAGCTCCTTCacaatcaaatattgactGCAATAATTTAAGTCTTATTTTCTAAGCATGAAAGCTGGTGGGCATTTCGTTCCCAGTCCATATTTCGTGAAGTCCGTGTATAGTGCTTCACTTGCTAATCTTAACGCACTACGTACCTGctttgtttgaattgaattttatgcTTGAAAAGAACAGCAAGAAATCGATTATTGCCATGGACCTATTTGTTTGtggtttttattgtttgtttgGGTAAATAcgttgtttcatttcaaacaaggACAAGCTGAAGTGAATTGTCGGGTAAAATTAGGCATTGCCTTCGGGATTGCCGAGCCAAGGGAAGGTTGAAGGACAGCTGTTACAAGACACCATGTAGATCTCGGCCAAACTCAAATCTTCGTTCTCAACGTCTTGGTAACtacaaagagagagacaggTAAGGCATGAATCGTTCGTTCGTAGCTCATCCTGAGACACGACATATGAGAAGCTAGCTTGTTTAGTCTGTTTCTAATATTGGGAACCAATCTCAGTCAAGCAAGTACTTCAGAGGAGCCTTTTGAATCCCCACTTCATCCATTGCCTTTTAGCTGAACCAAGCTCGAGCTCATGTTAACTAGATAACTAGATATGGGGGATGAATTCAATTTACCGGCAACTCTGACGGTTGGTGCATGTGTACTCGTCCGTGGGATCGAGTTCCGCCTCAGTGGGACACTTGAACGGCTCGTATTGGCCATCGATGAGCGTCTGGAGAGGGACAGGATTTTGTCGGTATTGGATTCCAGCGTGAATGGGAACGAAGAAGGTGTCGTTCTTGCTCAACATGTATTCGACGGCTTGCAGGTATCCCTCAAAATGGAAAGGCTGGCCGAAGAACCAGGCTGCGTGCACATACAAACCGAAAGGAGCACGGGTGTTGCCATTGTAGGCAATGTCGAAATTCTTGATGATCATGTCGGCAATTTGTTTAGGTCGGTCGCATTCTGGGCAACTGAAGAGTCAATGGAAGAAGGTTTAGTCTACACTTGTGTGTTGCGACAGATGCCAGGTCATCAATCATCTTACATGCAACTGTCAAGCATTCCACAAGGTGATCCGTGCTCGGGATCGCCACCGCTACCCAACCAGGCATCATCCAGATCTAGAATGGGTTGGCTCCAGATTCCATCGTACGAGCATTTGGGACAAGGCTCGATCTGACAATCCATCTCGCTGCGGTAATTGTAAGTGAAGGGCCATCGACCATTGGCCATGTTTAGGTAACCAAAGTTTCGGCTGGGCATGGTACAATCGTACTCGAATCCGTCTTCCAACATCATCTGGAATTGGCTATCTCCGCCACCTTGCAAATAGGGTGCGCGAACTCCGCGGATCTGATCTTCAGGGATGTTggccaagtttttggtgaTGGTCTTCATGCCGGACATCTCGTTGGCCCAGCCATCCTTGCTCAAAGTCTTCCAGTAAGTGGCATTGGCTCGATGGCTATCCATGGGTGAGATTGAAGGGGTACATTTTTAATGCTTGATCTTGCTAACAGTATTGATCAATTAGGATTGATGATAAACAATCGATCAGTctaaaaaaggccaaaatctgTTACTTTCAAAGGCATAGGTTCAAATCCTGTTGTCGGAAGTAATTCTATTGGACTGGTATTAAAAACAGAGAGAAAACTGGCATgtaaaatcaatgaatcatgaaatcaatgaaaactGTACTTGTGTGATACATATGTTGCGAGCGTGCCTCAAAATATCTTTATAAGTATGATGGAACCAATGGGAGCAAATGAGAGCAAGAATTATTGGGCCCATGTAGAATTATTTTGAATCAGCATTTGGGTAGGTAAATACCAACCTTAAAAGAAAATACTTACGTAATGGAATGAGAGGCCATCTCGTGTCCCATTCGCCAATACTTGTTCACCTGAAAGATAAATACTTCAAGTGAAGGAGCACACGTGGCAAAATGAAGTTGACATAAAACAAAGTTGTTTGATAACTTCTTATCCTATGTCACAACTCGTCAAACCTTGACCGGTATTTAATGCATTTGAATGCACcggaaaaatgaaatcacgGCCTTGCATttactttcatattttctttagTCTCCAGCTGCTTTTTTCCATAGCAGAAGCTATTTTGGAAGCTCAGGAGATCTCATAAGTAAGTGCCAATCCACCACTTACAGAATCATGTTATTCCTTGGGCGGGGAATTGGCCTCATGTGAACATCTCAGCTCTTTTCCTCCTTCCTCCATTTACAAGTTTCACTATTTTCCAACCACATCAAACATGTTGTTGGACTTCTGCCTCAACTGTAACAAAATCATGCACTGGTCTAACATACCAATGAGTAGTCTGTGTACAAATGggtcaagaaatgagtggctCTGATTGGGCAGCCATCAGGATTGGTCTTGCTCCCATCAAAAAGCTGTGAGTAGAAATCGTCGGAAGCCAACTTGGTCATGGCATCGTCAAAGGTCAGGTAGACAATCTGGTGGGGAAGGACAGACAATTTAATTCATTAGACTTCGAAAGTAGCGTCGTcggaaaactaaaaaaaaacaatgaacatTGATTGCTATCCTACCATGGGCCGGTCCCTCAGAGGAATGTCGGGAACGGTGTTGGAACAAACACAATCGGGCAAGTTGCAAACACTTTCATCGCAAACGGGCGCTACGTCACAATCTTGCGCCCAAGCCGAAGCCATCAAGGCCAAGAGAACAATGCTCACTGTCTTCATATCGAATCGGGATACTCGCTTCCGTGTCTCAAAACGATCTGCGAGAGAATGACCCAAGAAAGCGTGTTAATATAATAAAGACAGTCAAAACGGCAACGTTACAACGTGTCGTCATGGCCACGTTCGTTCGTCCGGCGGTCAATCCAATCAAAGATAAGACATGATTCAAGGTGAAAGATGCCAGGCTCTTCGATGTAACTCGGCCTAAGCCACGCACCCGCTACTGTGTTGAAATGTAAGCGGGTTGCTCAAATGGTCATCCGCTCAAGTCAACTCTGGTCATTTTCAATCTTGGATGAATATTACGTCAGTAATACGTTTAAAGTCCGAAAAATATTGCCTAAAACGTTTGTTTTACTTGGCAGATCAAATGAATCATGTCATAATTGAACGTACAGATGATCGACCAAAAAAGGTCCTTTTTGTTTGGACTacataaatttcaaataaaacaattttaTATTTACTATGGATTTACTCTTTAGGCTGGAATGGGCTGTCCAGCCAAAACTGTTCGAGACGGCGTTAT
This window harbors:
- the LOC131890052 gene encoding chitin deacetylase 7-like — protein: MKTVSIVLLALMASAWAQDCDVAPVCDESVCNLPDCVCSNTVPDIPLRDRPMIVYLTFDDAMTKLASDDFYSQLFDGSKTNPDGCPIRATHFLTHLYTDYSLVNKYWRMGHEMASHSITHRANATYWKTLSKDGWANEMSGMKTITKNLANIPEDQIRGVRAPYLQGGGDSQFQMMLEDGFEYDCTMPSRNFGYLNMANGRWPFTYNYRSEMDCQIEPCPKCSYDGIWSQPILDLDDAWLGSGGDPEHGSPCGMLDSCICPECDRPKQIADMIIKNFDIAYNGNTRAPFGLYVHAAWFFGQPFHFEGYLQAVEYMLSKNDTFFVPIHAGIQYRQNPVPLQTLIDGQYEPFKCPTEAELDPTDEYTCTNRQSCRYQDVENEDLSLAEIYMVSCNSCPSTFPWLGNPEGNA